Proteins found in one Mytilus edulis chromosome 2, xbMytEdul2.2, whole genome shotgun sequence genomic segment:
- the LOC139511388 gene encoding serine/threonine-protein phosphatase 6 regulatory ankyrin repeat subunit B-like: MTTLITMEESNYIKIALLLLRISPRAVRIQFDYEFHPDCLNKTLNSNKCKLTDLKHKGRINKEQWNLLFPRTGEGSSKHFDSTLMICLIRNLTPIQISDKPPISANLTVGADLSRIKCYRNKIAHSEDGFISSIDFQDYWNDIKMALIRLGGDYMETECDTLYAKQFDTSQREDHLSFIKTQNKLIKLEEELDKVTERVKTLEEQLNDPIPKNLKDLFTKEIELWRTEMMTFYITTGATKVLKQVENNSFVVVTGNSGMGKSAISHYIALTLQINNGYQIIPLTDACDIVKYYNPPHDQIFIIDDIFGRFSAEQSILYSLERLKTKIGCIRTENSTFRILATCRLLISNTPIFKKFSQMFQTVECNLLSKEFEATVAEKRKIAGCYIDQKTITHISDDMVRGIDMFPLLCVIHRNRKQETKVLLFQNPYDEFEKELDEMYDNNKCCILGLALLVIHNNNLRKDYFYDNIKFIEAFDAIVNYLNLPSRPTLQYVLSCLQTLKEIYIREKANTITTLHDKIFDIIALYFGKKIPKVILQHANGNFIRDRIQFASVNKEHDEFTILIPPELECVYFVRMGMEIERKSFVNVFNTQQMKHRLFQEKIIKFLNKNEKYILAIVHNQWPLFLSTLNGYKEIVKFIISKRNMNNAQRRTSTDKNSPMAEHVETIHHQNGNNEWLVDTQIFLRHRHAPLLVACKEGRVDIVELLLTCDYDINIRGHDLDPPLVVACKEGHTEIMSVLLKNKCCANVRDEFGRTALHTACGKGYMDIVHLLLLYNCNINQTDRYKRTPLFIASENDQHDIVKVLLDFKSDVNIPNSTGKNALHVACQGRNMTTINYLLATKRCNINQVDTKKETPLFSACKEGHNDVVELLISNNADLNIRNIFGETVLHIACIQRNYNTVKILLKSNIDINQTDSKKRTPLFIASVVDRRSSGICGYKDIVRILLDHYADVSICNRNNQYIPDVARIYGYADIIDIFDKYQFESKNSKNEESNIKIFNASKEGRIEVIHNFLGKEYSLNIRNKYGQTPLHVACIHRRYNIIKLLLNNNCDINAVDNNNKSALSLASEIGDEEIVLQLDNNNADVNISNCTSQSPIHIACEFGYTKIVKTLLRTCSINLGDSNNCTPLYLSSKYGRIDIVQLLISKNADINYTDNDNRTPLLVACEAAHIDIIKLLIDNKVDINLGNNNNETPLHIACKQGDGNIAQLLITHGADVNCFDNEGQTPLHLASNVYIVETLIRNNCNTNITDIGNKTPLFVYCKQGKFDDICLLIDNDADINICDNTGQSPLHAACNSNADAYIIVKMLINKNSALNTTDNRNRTPLMIACENGKHDIVQILIDNKADVNISNNEKESPLFVASSNGQTNIAKIIIENSANIDDVNNKGQTPLFIACERGNYDIVNLLISNNSDVNLCSYTKDTIITTACKQIRLESLSDDSYLRIVKILLDCNCRINQVDNENKTPLFYASGIRNDKLVQLLIDNPADLHIRSDDGESPLHVACYCGFSENVKILLQTNCDINMTDNRNRTPLHMACVKGHDDIVQILLDINADLNLFDDTGQTVLHVACKKEYPETLQQTIVNSRFFNIVKLLLENKCPVNKQDKHNDTPLLYACSVENEDVVQLLIDNEADINVVNNDGQSPLHVASYSGRLNNAKLLVRSNCEINQADRENKTPLYIACEQSQSWKHNYHDIVQLLVDYNADVNICGSDDESPLHVAVLSGSFITVKIMLRTNVNIDHINNKKKTALHVACEKGHYDIIKLLLNNKADVDIKDKGNQTALDLACKLGHTNIMKLIESRTD, from the exons ATGACAACACTTATTACAATGGAAGAGTCGAACTACATAAAGATTGCATTACTATTACTGAGAATATCACCACGAGCCGTCAGAATACAGTTTGACTATGAATTCCATCCTGATTGCctgaataaaacattaaattcaaataaatgcaaattgaccGACCTAAAACATAAAGGACGCATTAACAAAGAACAATGGAATTTACTTTTTCCAAGAACAG GAGAAGGATCATCAAAACATTTTGACAGTACGTTAATGATTTGTCTCATAAGGAATCTAACGCCAATTCAAATTAGTGACAAACCTCCGATATCAGCTAATCTTACTGTAGGAGCTGATCTGTCCAGAATTAAATGTTACAGAAATAAGATAGCTCACTCTGAAGATGGTTTTATTAGTAGCATAGATTTTCAAGATTATTGGAATGATATAAAAATG GCACTAATCAGACTCGGGGGTGATTATATGGAGACAGAATGTGATACTTTGTATGCGAAACAGTTTGATACTTCACAAAGAGAAGATCATCTCAGTTTTATTAAAACTCAAAACAAGTTAATAAAACTGGAGGAAGAATTGGATAAAGTTACTGAAAGAGTTAAAACGTTAGAAGAGCAACTGAATGATCCGATACCAAAAAATTTGAAAG ATTTGTTTACAAAGGAGATTGAACTTTGGAGAACAGAAATGATGACGTTCTATATTACTACTGGAGCAACAAAAGTCCTAAAACAAGTAGAGAACAACTCATTTGTAGTCGTAACAGGGAATTCTGGGATGGGAAAGTCCGCTATTTCTCATTATATAGCATTAACTTTACAGATAAATAATGGCTATCAAATTATACCTTTGACGGATGCATGCGATATCGTCAAGTACTATAATCCGCCGCATGATCAAATTTTTATAATAGATGATATATTCGGAAGATTTTCTGCAGAACAAAGTATATTATATTCTCTGGAAAGGTTAAAAACTAAAATTGGTTGCATTAGGACTGAAAACAGTACATTTCGCATACTTGCTACTTGCAGGTTACTAATTTCAAATACACCAATTTTTAAGAAGTTTTCACAAATGTTTCAAACAGTGGAATGCAACTTACTTTCTAAAGAATTTGAAGCAACTGTagcagaaaaaagaaaaattgcaGGTTGCTACATTGATCAGAAAACGATAACTCATATTAGTGACGATATGGTTAGAGGTATAGATATGTTTCCACTACTTTGCGTGATTCATAGAAACAGAAAGCAGGAAACAAAAGTACTACTATTTCAAAATCCGTATGACGAATTTGAAAAAGAGCTAGACGAGATGTATGACAATAATAAATGCTGTATTTTAGGTCTAGCATTGCTTGTTATTCACAATAATAATCTACGAAAAGATTATTTTTACGACAACATTAAATTTATAGAGGCATTTGATGctattgtaaattatttgaatttacCTTCTCGCCCCACGCTGCAGTATGTCTTATCGTGTCTACAGACTCTAAAAGAAATTTACATCAGGGAGAAAGCGAATACGATAACAACtttacatgataaaatatttgacatcATAGCTCTGTACTTTGGGAAAAAGATTCCTAAAGTTATTTTGCAACATGCAAACGGCAATTTTATTCGAGACCGAATCCAATTTGCATCCGTAAACAAAGAACATGATGAATTTACTATACTGATCCCGCCAGAATTAGAATGTGTATACTTTGTTCGCATGGGTATGGAAATTGAAAGAAAATCGTTTGTCAATGTGTTTAACACGCAGCAGATGAAACATAGATTGtttcaagaaaaaattataaagtttttaaacaaaaacgaaaaatacaTTCTGGCTATAGTACACAATCAATGGCCTTTATTTCTGTCTACATTGAACGGATACAAGGAAATAGTAAAATTCATAATCAGTAAAAGAAACATGAATAACGCACAACGTAGAACAAGTACTGACAAAAATTCACCGATGGCTGAACATGTTGAAACTATTCATCATCAAAATGGTAATAATGAATGGTTGGTTGATACCCAAATCTTTTTAAGACATCGACACGCACCACTTCTTGTGGCATGCAAAGAAGGACGAGTAGACATTGTTGAACTCCTTTTGACCTGtgattatgatataaatattcGTGGACATGACCTAGATCCTCCATTAGTTGTAGCTTGTAAAGAAGGTCACACAGAAATTATGagtgttttattaaaaaataaatgttgtgcTAATGTCCGAGATGAATTTGGACGCACGGCCTTGCATACTGCTTGCGGGAAAGGTTACATGGACATTGTTCATCTTCTGTTATTGTACAATTGTAATATAAACCAGACCGATAGATACAAAAGAACACCGTTATTCATAGCCTCTGAAAACGATCAACATGATATCGTAAAAGTTTTACTTGATTTTAAATCAGATGTAAACATACCGAATTCAACTGGCAAAAACGCTCTACATGTAGCATGTCAAGGGAGAAATATGACTACTATTAATTATTTGCTCGCTACGAAAAGATGTAATATTAACCAGGTTGACACAAAAAAAGAGACACCCTTATTTTCTGCATGTAAAGAAGGGCATAATGATgttgttgaattattgataagTAATAATGCTGACTTAAACATACGTAATATATTTGGCGAAACTGTACTGCATATTGCTTGTATTCAGAGGAATTATAATACAGTGAAAATCttactaaaaagtaatattgatatTAATCAAACAGATTCAAAGAAAAGAACTCCATTGTTTATCGCAAGTGTCGTAGATAGAAGATCCAGCGGCATATGCGGTTACAAGGACATAGTGAGAATTTTACTTGACCACTATGCAGATGTATCGATCTGTAATCGGAATAATCAGTATATACCTGATGTTGCTAGGATATATGGCTATGCagacattattgatatttttgacaaatatcaatttgaaagtaaaaactcgaaaaatgaagaatctaatatcaaaatatttaatgcTAGCAAAGAAGGCCGTATTGAGGTTATTCACAATTTTCTTGGAAAAGAATATAGCTTAAATATACGTAATAAATATGGTCAAACTCCCCTTCATGTTGCTTGCATACACCGGCGCtataatataattaaattattgttaaataatAACTGTGATATCAATGCAGTTGACAATAACAATAAAAGTGCACTTTCTCTTGCCAGTGAAATCGGTGATGAAGAGATTGTTCTGCAATTAGATAATAACAACGCAGATGTTAATATCAGCAATTGCACCAGCCAGTCTCCTATCCATATTGCATGTGAGTTTGGATATACAAAAATAGTCAAAACTTTATTAAGGACTTGTTCTATCAATTTAGGTGATAGTAACAATTGCACGCCATTATACCTTTCTTCTAAGTATGGACGTATTGATATTGTCCAGTTGTTAATAAGTAAAAATGCTGatattaattacacagacaacGATAACAGAACCCCATTATTGGTTGCCTGTGAGGCAGCTCATATTGATATAATAAAGTTATTGATTGATAATAAAGTCGATATTAATCTTGGCAACAACAACAATGAGACACCTTTACATATTGCCTGTAAGCAAGGAGACGGAAATATCGCGCAGTTGCTTATTACTCATGGTGCTGACGTGAATTGTTTTGACAATGAAGGACAAACACCTCTCCATCTAGCATCAAATGTTTATATAGTTGAAACCTTAATTAGGAACAATTGCAATACTAATATAACTGATATTGGTAATAAAACTCCGTTGTTTGTTTACTGCAAGCAAGGAAAATTTGATGACATTTGTCTTTTAATCGATAATGATGCCGACATCAACATCTGTGATAATACTGGGCAATCACCACTCCATGCAGCGTGTAATAGTAATGCTGACGCCTACATTATTGTGAAAATGTTAATTAATAAAAACAGTGCTTTGAACACAACCGACAATAGAAATAGAACCCCATTGATGATTGCTTGCGAAAATGGCAAACATGACATAGTTCAGATTTTAATTGACAATAAAGCTGATGTCAATATATCGAACAACGAAAAAGAAAGTCCTTTATTTGTTGCCAGTTCGAATGGCCAAACTAATATTGCAAAGATAATAATTGAAAATAGTGCTAATATTGATGATGTTAACAATAAAGGTCAAACACCTTTATTTATTGCATGTGAAAGGGGAAATTATGACATAGTAAATCTGTTAATAAGTAATAATTCTGATGTTAATTTATGCAGTTATACTAAGGACACCATAATAACTACTGCATGTAAACAGATTCGCCTTGAAAGCTTGAGCGACGACAGTTATTTGCGCATAGTTAAAATCTTACTCGATTGTAATTGCCGTATTAATCAAGTGGACAACGAAAATAAAACGCCGTTGTTTTACGCATCAGGCATAAGAAACGATAAACTTGTTCAGCTGTTGATTGATAATCCGGCAGATCTTCATATTCGAAGTGATGATGGAGAAAGTCCGCTGCATGTCGCCTGTTATTGTGGATTTTCAGagaatgttaaaatattgttGCAGACTAACTGTGATATTAATATGACGGACAATAGAAATAGAACGCCGCTTCACATGGCTTGTGTTAAAGGACATGATGATATTGTTCAAATTTTGTTGGATATTAATGCTGATTTGAACTTATTTGATGACACGGGTCAGACCGTACTGCATGTGGCATGTAAAAAGGAATATCCGGAAACACTTCAACAAACAATTGTAAATTCTCGGTTCTTCAATATAGTTAAACTGTTACTAGAAAATAAATGTCCAGTTAATAAGCAGGACAAACACAATGATACTCCATTATTGTATGCATGTTCAGTTGAGAATGAGGACGTGGTACAACTATTGATTGACAACGAGGCTGATATAAATGTTGTCAATAATGATGGACAAAGTCCTCTTCATGTAGCTAGTTATTCAGGACGTTTGAACAATGCAAAATTATTAGTGAGGTCTAACTGTGAAATTAACCAAGCTGACAGGGAGAACAAAACTCCATTGTATATAGCATGTGAACAGAGTCAATCTTGGAAACATAACTATCATGATATCGTGCAACTTCTTGTTGATTATAATGCAGATGTGAATATATGTGGATCAGATGATGAAAGTCCGCTTCACGTAGCTGTCTTATCGGGAAGTTTTATAACTGTAAAGATTATGTTAAGAACAAATGTAAATATTGATCAcatcaacaacaaaaagaaaacagCATTACATGTTGCTTGTGAGAAAGGCCATTATGACATCATTAAACTCTTACTCAATAATAAAGCAGACGTAGATATAAAAGATAAAGGTAATCAGACAGCACTGGATTTGGCCTGTAAATTAGGTCATACAAACATTATGAAACTAATTGAAAGTAGAACAGATTAG